One Hippoglossus hippoglossus isolate fHipHip1 chromosome 5, fHipHip1.pri, whole genome shotgun sequence genomic window carries:
- the tmcc1b gene encoding transmembrane and coiled-coil domains protein 1b isoform X1 — protein sequence MEQGSSEQSPDEPDTGGRAELEVGRRASESEHGLSKITHNALENMGALGHGLKHFFQPQRRRSSVSPHDSALSCAGAPPSEPTDVVSEVGDAPASSALPVDSDNPAASAPPAALSRVLLQIRGAPPIMKRGTSLQSRRSKAGGVGDAPQKGSPQIHRRSTHEALLQAGRPRSSSTTDTPSSPALADMLLTSGYHSTEEPDKLDRYDGSGLAVSPNALPYGADGYDVVDSTPDPQRTKQAIAQLQQKILKLTEQIKIEQTARDDNVAEYLKLANNADKQQSARIKQVFEKKNQKSAQTIQQLQRKLEHYHRKLREVEHNGIPRQPKDVFRDMHQGLKDVGAKVTGGLSSFSQATHSAAGAVVSKPREIASLIRNKFGSADNIAGLKDSLDETQGDEAVGPGATRILGTGQLQSSPKYGSDDDCSSATSGSAGANSTTGAPGGPSSSKGNTLEHGQASGFDAVLHEIQELRENQGRLEESFENLKAHYQRDNTMIMESLQEERYRCERLEEQLNDLTELHQNEILNLKQELASMEEKIAYQSYERVRDIQEALEACQTRISKMELQQQQQQVVQLEGLENGTAQNLLGKLINVLLTVMAVLLVFVSTVANCVVPLMKTRSRMLSTLLLVILLAFLWRHWDAISEYLHRFLLHPR from the exons ATGGAGCAGGGTAGTAGTGAACAGAGTCCAGATGAGCCGGACACAGGAGGCCGAGCGGAGCTGGAGGTGGGCAGGAGGGCGTCGGAGTCAGAGCACGGCTTGTCCAAAATCACCCATAATGCCCTGGAGAACATGGGAGCGTTGGGCCATGGCCTGAAGCACTTCTTCCAGCCACAGCGCCGACGCTCCTCCGTTTCCCCACATGACTCCGCCTTGTCCTGCGCAGGCGCCCCTCCCTCCGAGCCCACTGATGTAGTGTCAGAAGTAGGGGATGCTCCTGCATCCTCGGCCCTCCCTGTGGATTCTGACAACCCTGCCGCTTCCGcccctcctgcagctctgagccGTGTTCTGCTGCAGATCCGAGGTGCTCCACCCATCATGAAGCGAGGCACCAGCCTGCAGAGCCGCCGCAGCAAAGCTGGGGGTGTGGGGGATGCTCCCCAAAAAGGGAGCCCCCAGATCCACAGGCGCAGCACCCACGAGGCCCTGCTGCAGGCTGGACGCCCACGCTCCTCCTCGACCACAGACACACCTAGCAGCCCAGCATTAGCTGACATGCTGCTGACTTCTGGTTACCACTCCACCGAGGAGCCTGACAAG CTGGATCGTTATGATGGATCGGGCCTCGCTGTGTCGCCCAACGCCCTCCCCTACGGCGCAGACGGTTACGATGTAGTTGACAGTACCCCAGACCCCCAGCGAACTAAGCAGGCCATCGCGCAACTCCAACAGAAGATCCTCAAGCTCACAGAACAAATCAAGATTGAACAAACGGCGCGCGATGACAACGTGGCCGAATACCTGAAACTCGCCAACAACGCAGACAAACAACAGAGTGCACGCATCAAACAGGTGTTTGAGAAGAAGAACCAAAAGTCCGCTCAGACCATCCAGCAActgcagaggaagctggagcacTATCACCGGAAGCTCCGAGAGGTGGAGCACAACGGCATCCCCCGGCAGCCCAAAGACGTTTTCCGAGACATGCACCAAGGGCTGAAAGACGTTGGAGCCAAG GTTACCGGCGGCTTGTCCAGCTTCTCGCAGGCCACTCATTCTGCAGCCGGAGCTGTGGTGTCCAAGCCAAGAGAAATCGCTTCCCTCATCCGTAACAAGTTTGGCAGCGCCGACAACATTGCAGGCCTGAAGGACTCTTTGGATGAAACCCAGGGAGATGAAGCTGTTGGTCCTGGGGCAACAAGGATCCTTGGGACTGGACAGTTGCAGTCCAGTCCGAAGTATGGCAGCGACGATGACTGTTCGAGCGCTACGTCTGGATCTGCAGGAGCCAATAGCACGACTGGAGCCCCTGGAGGCCCCTCTAGCTCCAAGGGCAATACCCTCGAACATGGCCAGGCCTCAGGCTTTGATGCTGTTCTCCATGAGATTCAAGAACTCCGGGAAAATCAAGGTCGACTTGAGGAGTCCTTTGAAAACTTAAAAGCCCACTATCAGCGGGACAATACGATGATCATGGAGTCCCTGCAAGAGGAACGATACAG GTGTGAACGTTTAGAAGAGCAACTCAATGACTTAACAGAGCTGCACCAGAATGAAATTCTGAACTTGAAACAGGAACTAGCCAGCATGGAGGAGAAGATTGCTTATCAATCTTATGAAAGAGTGAGGGACATTCAG GAGGCGCTGGAGGCATGTCAGACACGTATCTCCaagatggagctgcagcagcagcagcagcaggtggtgcAGCTGGAGGGTCTGGAGAATGGCACAGCGCAGAATCTTCTTGGGAAACTAATCAATGTGCTGCTAACGGTCATGGCAGTCCTTTTGGTGTTTGTGTCCACTGTGGCGAACTGTGTCGTCCCCTTAATGAAGACTCGAAGCCGCATGCTTTCCACGCTGCTCCTCGTAATCCTCCTCGCCTTCCTCTGGAGGCACTGGGATGCCATTTCAGAGTATCTGCATCGCTTTCTCCTGCACCCCAGATGA
- the tmcc1b gene encoding transmembrane and coiled-coil domains protein 1b isoform X2 produces the protein MKRGTSLQSRRSKAGGVGDAPQKGSPQIHRRSTHEALLQAGRPRSSSTTDTPSSPALADMLLTSGYHSTEEPDKLDRYDGSGLAVSPNALPYGADGYDVVDSTPDPQRTKQAIAQLQQKILKLTEQIKIEQTARDDNVAEYLKLANNADKQQSARIKQVFEKKNQKSAQTIQQLQRKLEHYHRKLREVEHNGIPRQPKDVFRDMHQGLKDVGAKVTGGLSSFSQATHSAAGAVVSKPREIASLIRNKFGSADNIAGLKDSLDETQGDEAVGPGATRILGTGQLQSSPKYGSDDDCSSATSGSAGANSTTGAPGGPSSSKGNTLEHGQASGFDAVLHEIQELRENQGRLEESFENLKAHYQRDNTMIMESLQEERYRCERLEEQLNDLTELHQNEILNLKQELASMEEKIAYQSYERVRDIQEALEACQTRISKMELQQQQQQVVQLEGLENGTAQNLLGKLINVLLTVMAVLLVFVSTVANCVVPLMKTRSRMLSTLLLVILLAFLWRHWDAISEYLHRFLLHPR, from the exons ATGAAGCGAGGCACCAGCCTGCAGAGCCGCCGCAGCAAAGCTGGGGGTGTGGGGGATGCTCCCCAAAAAGGGAGCCCCCAGATCCACAGGCGCAGCACCCACGAGGCCCTGCTGCAGGCTGGACGCCCACGCTCCTCCTCGACCACAGACACACCTAGCAGCCCAGCATTAGCTGACATGCTGCTGACTTCTGGTTACCACTCCACCGAGGAGCCTGACAAG CTGGATCGTTATGATGGATCGGGCCTCGCTGTGTCGCCCAACGCCCTCCCCTACGGCGCAGACGGTTACGATGTAGTTGACAGTACCCCAGACCCCCAGCGAACTAAGCAGGCCATCGCGCAACTCCAACAGAAGATCCTCAAGCTCACAGAACAAATCAAGATTGAACAAACGGCGCGCGATGACAACGTGGCCGAATACCTGAAACTCGCCAACAACGCAGACAAACAACAGAGTGCACGCATCAAACAGGTGTTTGAGAAGAAGAACCAAAAGTCCGCTCAGACCATCCAGCAActgcagaggaagctggagcacTATCACCGGAAGCTCCGAGAGGTGGAGCACAACGGCATCCCCCGGCAGCCCAAAGACGTTTTCCGAGACATGCACCAAGGGCTGAAAGACGTTGGAGCCAAG GTTACCGGCGGCTTGTCCAGCTTCTCGCAGGCCACTCATTCTGCAGCCGGAGCTGTGGTGTCCAAGCCAAGAGAAATCGCTTCCCTCATCCGTAACAAGTTTGGCAGCGCCGACAACATTGCAGGCCTGAAGGACTCTTTGGATGAAACCCAGGGAGATGAAGCTGTTGGTCCTGGGGCAACAAGGATCCTTGGGACTGGACAGTTGCAGTCCAGTCCGAAGTATGGCAGCGACGATGACTGTTCGAGCGCTACGTCTGGATCTGCAGGAGCCAATAGCACGACTGGAGCCCCTGGAGGCCCCTCTAGCTCCAAGGGCAATACCCTCGAACATGGCCAGGCCTCAGGCTTTGATGCTGTTCTCCATGAGATTCAAGAACTCCGGGAAAATCAAGGTCGACTTGAGGAGTCCTTTGAAAACTTAAAAGCCCACTATCAGCGGGACAATACGATGATCATGGAGTCCCTGCAAGAGGAACGATACAG GTGTGAACGTTTAGAAGAGCAACTCAATGACTTAACAGAGCTGCACCAGAATGAAATTCTGAACTTGAAACAGGAACTAGCCAGCATGGAGGAGAAGATTGCTTATCAATCTTATGAAAGAGTGAGGGACATTCAG GAGGCGCTGGAGGCATGTCAGACACGTATCTCCaagatggagctgcagcagcagcagcagcaggtggtgcAGCTGGAGGGTCTGGAGAATGGCACAGCGCAGAATCTTCTTGGGAAACTAATCAATGTGCTGCTAACGGTCATGGCAGTCCTTTTGGTGTTTGTGTCCACTGTGGCGAACTGTGTCGTCCCCTTAATGAAGACTCGAAGCCGCATGCTTTCCACGCTGCTCCTCGTAATCCTCCTCGCCTTCCTCTGGAGGCACTGGGATGCCATTTCAGAGTATCTGCATCGCTTTCTCCTGCACCCCAGATGA
- the LOC117761798 gene encoding proline-rich transmembrane protein 3-like isoform X2, translating into MASDSVEGNGHNVDSAASRQLNITHIPVGHEGASDGNQPWLGITLTRALELSLPHLRAQDRGADKAYTSITAPAHPSVHVISESAFLEGRHMTAEEQFKDTRASRGKDDSLDGGDSLKRPVQTNLFTSLTNRNSHGPGGPCVLGLRPCVVLKNQNGTNLLWDDMSRTLAFVWELHVFGCASLFILMAVLAVLGMASACILPHSLCHALTLENSLLVMGGTLRGVLLLLDPYGTHQILSRATLAALHNVPLQLLLWAQVALALVTLEGLKLFFFPPKLQRPWVVGGLAISHCTPLLVADLYSTTLCPALPLLLQTLSLCWGLPFCMGILTKSLSYRDPFLMSSVPQWFPSHRIDRRAKRVTAVCAFFGVLCCSLQMYSLLWLYGLLGNWRRFGWGWWLSQFWARILELSWGFSLLVLGSWIFWMPSNGESRADYWPIRFGMFKGMEEKSLWCRFLANVRKGPLRKSEKTWEELMPNNWAKYNLARANVSYNIRCPYDDQPSIHTVEYPPDAVHNSNSDSQPALLWQKVGERQCILSLIEFEMRPPSPINLRRSIHNALHHEHLEGPLSTPTSWTHTEANHGDTTSFPPTYVRYGWLLDTESISASLDHFQVSEQILSPSATADYSGSIGSQTPVYKGGEFNSELSAMMHRYDKSNDVTDL; encoded by the exons ATGGCCAGTGATTCTGTGGAAGGCAACGGACATAATGTAGACAGTGCAGCATCACGTCAACTTAATATAACTCACATTCCAGTGGGGCACGAGGGAGCCAGCGATGGAAACCAACCTTGGCTTGGAATCACTTTAACTAGAGCACTAGAACTTTCACTACCCCACTTACGGGCCCaggacagaggagctgacaAAGCTTATACTTCAATAACAGCACCCGCTCACCCCAGTGTGCACGTCATCTCAGAGTCAGCTTTCTTGGAAGGCAGGCACATGACAGCTGAGGAACAGTTCAAAGACACTCGTGCATCCAGAGGAAAGGATGACTCTCTGGATG GTGGTGACAGCCTTAAACGCCCCGTCCAAACAAATCTGTTTACCTCCTTGACAAATCGCAACTCGCATGGACCTGGAGGTCCCTGTGTGCTTGGTCTTAGACCTTGTGTTGTTCTTAAAAACCAGAATGGCACCAATCTGCTCTGGGACGACATGAGCCGCACGCTGGCATTCGTCTGGGAACTACATGTCTTTGGATGTGCCAGCCTTTTCATACTGATGGCAGTCCTGGCAGTTTTGGGAATGGCCAGTGCATGCATCCTCCCTCATTCCCTCTGTCATGCCCTGACCCTGGAGAACAGTCTCCTAGTTATGGGTGGTACTTTGCGTGGTGTCCTCCTGCTACTTGATCCTTATGGTACCCATCAGATTCTCTCTCGTGCTACTCTAGCAGCGCTCCATAATGTccctctccagcttcttctgTGGGCACAGGTTGCCCTCGCTCTGGTGACACTGGAGGGGTTGAAGTTATTCTTTTTTCCTCCAAAGCTGCAACGCCCATGGGTCGTTGGAGGGCTGGCTATATCACATTGCACTCCATTACTTGTAGCAGACCTATACTCCACAACTCTAtgccctgctctccctctgttgCTGCAGACACTCTCCCTCTGCTGGGGCCTCCCATTCTGCATGGGAATCCTCACCAAGTCACTCTCTTATCGAGATCCCTTCCTCATGTCGTCTGTGCCTCAGTGGTTTCCTTCACACAGGATTGACAGGCGAGCAAAGCGGGTAACAGCAGTGTGCGCCTTCTTTGGGGTTCTCTGCTGCAGCCTTCAGATGTATAGTCTCCTCTGGCTTTATGGGTTACTGGGGAACTGGAGGCGCTTTGGCTGGGGCTGGTGGCTTAGTCAGTTTTGGGCGAGAATCCTTGAGTTATCCTGGGGTTTCTCTTTGCTTGTCCTGGGATCTTGGATCTTCTGGATGCCCTCTAATGGAGAGTCAAGGGCTGATTACTGGCCGATCAGATTTGGGATGTTTAaagggatggaggagaaaagCTTGTGGTGTAGGTTCCTGGCCAACGTGCGAAAAGGGCCACTGAGAAAATCGGAGAAAACCTGGGAAGAATTGATGCCAAATAACTGGGCAAAATATAACCTGGCTAGAGCAAATGTCAGTTATAACATACGGTGCCCATATGATGATCAGCCATCTATCCATACAGTAGAATACCCGCCTGATGCAGTTCACAATAGCAACTCAGACTCTCAGCCTGCACTACTGTGGCAAAAAGTAGGGGAACGTCAATGTATTCTTTCACTGATAGAATTTGAAATGCGGCCCCCGTCTCCTATCAACCTCAGGCGCAGCATTCACAATGCCCTTCACCATGAACATCTTGAAGGACCCCTGTCAACACCGACCTCTTGGACTCACACAGAAGCCAATCATGGAGACACAACATCATTCCCTCCAACTTATGTTCGCTATGGGTGGTTGTTAGATACAGAGTCTATTTCTGCATCACTTGATCATTTCCAAGTCAGTGAGCAAATACTGTCACCCAGTGCCACAGCTGATTATAGTGGAAGCATTGGGTCCCAAACCCCTGTCTATAAGGGAGGAGAGTTTAATTCAGAGCTGTCAGCAATGATGCATCGGTATGACAAGTCTAATGATGTCACAGACCTCTAA
- the LOC117761806 gene encoding early nodulin-75-like: MPFRNDMLFFIVTATLASLKGFNGQAVDLGALPVLQGRLHFRSVVSDDGQHGSALPTRYGSLTLSPKGGDEKLAPVSHSLMAAKLKRLDPSVQCSDNLMTLKVKRIGAPHILVNSGVGPLTPLPRMPSSCGSSVKRSRRHVAFAAPYQGCHVTQQGGDYVLPLRLWGKPMTMSCPAVLPPPSVSCFPTGMVVKFGGIAAYELKVKISGAWVYLSSVCDSCGIAVDSLPGGLTLTAPYNRGLCIENKDEEYFLSLLLLDVELLVTCPSLPEIKPTTSTTSPPSDSSPVWQFPHFHQFPQYPQFPMFPHKPVFPVPTPPAHTPAPTPSTVAPPPQWLQFPSGPAQYYKWPPYNFFPRTVPPTQSIPNKNPAATPETDLPQMPHSQYDWKPDPQFPLPPQYHFLPYPKLPEPHEGQHQTLPNPKPVNHQPKPQPLHPQIYQVPVLYPPPRYPPQRPTTPTAAPATAAANTLKPADQKPFYAPHPYMQYYAPQQAPIPVFPDPATTPHTNSAPFGQQPVHYAVPPYYYFPPHQKPPKTK; the protein is encoded by the exons ATGCCTTTTAGAAATGATATGCTGTTCTTCATAGTGACCGCGACTCTAGCGTCTCTAAAAGGTTTTAATGGACAAGCTGTTGATTTAGGAGCTTTGCCTGTGTTACAAGGCAGACTTCACTTCAGGAGTGTGGTGTCTGATGATGGACAACATGGATCTGCACTCCCAACTCGATACGGATCTCTCACCTTGTCTCCTAAAGGGGGTGATGAAAAGTTGGCTCCTG TGTCGCACAGTTTGATGGCTGCAAAACTCAAGCGTCTGGATCCATCAGTACAATGCAGCGACAACTTGATGACTCTGAAGGTCAAACGGATAGGAGCTCCTCACATTCTTGTGAATAGTG GTGTGGGACCTCTTACCCCTCTGCCTCGAATGCCCTCCAGCTGTGGCTCCTCTGTGAAGAGGTCCCGCAGGCATGTGGCTTTTGCTGCACCCTACCAGGGCTGCCATGTCACCCAACAG GGGGGTGACTATGTACTACCACTGCGTTTATGGGGGAAACCCATGACCATGTCCTGCCCTGCTGTGCTACCACCACCTTCTGTTTCCTGCTTCCCAACTGGAATGGTGGTGAAGTTTGGGGGTATTGCAGCATATGAACTCAAAGTAAAAA TTTCTGGTGCATGGGTGTATCTGTCATCAGTCTGTGACAGTTGTGGAATTGCTGTTGACTCATTACCTGGAGGATTGACACTCACTGCACCCTACAACAGAGGCCTGTGCATAGAGAACAAG GATGAGGAGTatttcctttctcttctcttgttgGATGTTGAGCTCTTAGTCACATGCCCCTCATTACCTGAAATTAAACCAACCACATCAACAACTTCACCCCCTAGTGACAGTAGTCCGGTCTGGCAGTTCCCTCATTTCCATCAGTTTCCTCAGTACCCTCAGTTTCCTATGTTTCCACATAAACCAGTGTTTCCTGTGCCCACTCCTCCAGCACACACCCCTGCTCCTACCCCGAGTACAGTGGCACCACCACCCCAATGGCTGCAGTTTCCCTCAGGTCCTGCACAGTATTATAAGTGGCCTCCGTATAACTTCTTTCCCAGAACTGTACCGCCAACACAGTCTATTCCTAATAAAAACCCTGCTGCTACTCCTGAGACTGATTTACCTCAGATGCCACATTCTCAATATGATTGGAAGCCTGATCCTCAGTTCCCACTGCCACCTCAGTATCACTTCCTGCCATACCCTAAACTCCCAGAGCCTCACGAAGGCCAGCACCAAACTCTTCCAAATCCCAAACCTGTGAACCATCAGCCCAAACCACAACCTCTGCATCCTCAGATCTACCAGGTCCCTGTGTTGTATCCTCCACCAAGGTATCCCCCTCAAAGACCAACTACTCCAACTGCTGCGCCTGCCACCGCTGCAGCCAACACCCTAAAGCCTGCTGATCAAAAGCCTTTTTATGCTCCACACCCTTATATGCAATATTATGCGCCTCAGCAGGCTCCAATACCTGTATTTCCTGATCCTGCAACCACGCCTCATACAAACTCAGCTCCATTTGGACAGCAGCCTGTGCACTACGCCGTGCCTCCATATTACTATTTCCCTCCTCACCAGAAACCACCAAAAACTAAATAG
- the LOC117761798 gene encoding proline-rich transmembrane protein 3-like isoform X1: MEGSTVLFITLIVCLFSIGSLIQTSHSLDNSDSVQINRSTDRNNNAFIMASDSVEGNGHNVDSAASRQLNITHIPVGHEGASDGNQPWLGITLTRALELSLPHLRAQDRGADKAYTSITAPAHPSVHVISESAFLEGRHMTAEEQFKDTRASRGKDDSLDGGDSLKRPVQTNLFTSLTNRNSHGPGGPCVLGLRPCVVLKNQNGTNLLWDDMSRTLAFVWELHVFGCASLFILMAVLAVLGMASACILPHSLCHALTLENSLLVMGGTLRGVLLLLDPYGTHQILSRATLAALHNVPLQLLLWAQVALALVTLEGLKLFFFPPKLQRPWVVGGLAISHCTPLLVADLYSTTLCPALPLLLQTLSLCWGLPFCMGILTKSLSYRDPFLMSSVPQWFPSHRIDRRAKRVTAVCAFFGVLCCSLQMYSLLWLYGLLGNWRRFGWGWWLSQFWARILELSWGFSLLVLGSWIFWMPSNGESRADYWPIRFGMFKGMEEKSLWCRFLANVRKGPLRKSEKTWEELMPNNWAKYNLARANVSYNIRCPYDDQPSIHTVEYPPDAVHNSNSDSQPALLWQKVGERQCILSLIEFEMRPPSPINLRRSIHNALHHEHLEGPLSTPTSWTHTEANHGDTTSFPPTYVRYGWLLDTESISASLDHFQVSEQILSPSATADYSGSIGSQTPVYKGGEFNSELSAMMHRYDKSNDVTDL, from the exons ATGGAGGGTTCCACTGTGCTCTTCATTACATTAattgtgtgtctcttttcaATTGGAAGTCTAATTCAAACTTCACATTCACTGGACAACTCTGATTCCGTCCAAATAAATCGAAGCACGGACAGAAACAACAATGCCTTCATCATGGCCAGTGATTCTGTGGAAGGCAACGGACATAATGTAGACAGTGCAGCATCACGTCAACTTAATATAACTCACATTCCAGTGGGGCACGAGGGAGCCAGCGATGGAAACCAACCTTGGCTTGGAATCACTTTAACTAGAGCACTAGAACTTTCACTACCCCACTTACGGGCCCaggacagaggagctgacaAAGCTTATACTTCAATAACAGCACCCGCTCACCCCAGTGTGCACGTCATCTCAGAGTCAGCTTTCTTGGAAGGCAGGCACATGACAGCTGAGGAACAGTTCAAAGACACTCGTGCATCCAGAGGAAAGGATGACTCTCTGGATG GTGGTGACAGCCTTAAACGCCCCGTCCAAACAAATCTGTTTACCTCCTTGACAAATCGCAACTCGCATGGACCTGGAGGTCCCTGTGTGCTTGGTCTTAGACCTTGTGTTGTTCTTAAAAACCAGAATGGCACCAATCTGCTCTGGGACGACATGAGCCGCACGCTGGCATTCGTCTGGGAACTACATGTCTTTGGATGTGCCAGCCTTTTCATACTGATGGCAGTCCTGGCAGTTTTGGGAATGGCCAGTGCATGCATCCTCCCTCATTCCCTCTGTCATGCCCTGACCCTGGAGAACAGTCTCCTAGTTATGGGTGGTACTTTGCGTGGTGTCCTCCTGCTACTTGATCCTTATGGTACCCATCAGATTCTCTCTCGTGCTACTCTAGCAGCGCTCCATAATGTccctctccagcttcttctgTGGGCACAGGTTGCCCTCGCTCTGGTGACACTGGAGGGGTTGAAGTTATTCTTTTTTCCTCCAAAGCTGCAACGCCCATGGGTCGTTGGAGGGCTGGCTATATCACATTGCACTCCATTACTTGTAGCAGACCTATACTCCACAACTCTAtgccctgctctccctctgttgCTGCAGACACTCTCCCTCTGCTGGGGCCTCCCATTCTGCATGGGAATCCTCACCAAGTCACTCTCTTATCGAGATCCCTTCCTCATGTCGTCTGTGCCTCAGTGGTTTCCTTCACACAGGATTGACAGGCGAGCAAAGCGGGTAACAGCAGTGTGCGCCTTCTTTGGGGTTCTCTGCTGCAGCCTTCAGATGTATAGTCTCCTCTGGCTTTATGGGTTACTGGGGAACTGGAGGCGCTTTGGCTGGGGCTGGTGGCTTAGTCAGTTTTGGGCGAGAATCCTTGAGTTATCCTGGGGTTTCTCTTTGCTTGTCCTGGGATCTTGGATCTTCTGGATGCCCTCTAATGGAGAGTCAAGGGCTGATTACTGGCCGATCAGATTTGGGATGTTTAaagggatggaggagaaaagCTTGTGGTGTAGGTTCCTGGCCAACGTGCGAAAAGGGCCACTGAGAAAATCGGAGAAAACCTGGGAAGAATTGATGCCAAATAACTGGGCAAAATATAACCTGGCTAGAGCAAATGTCAGTTATAACATACGGTGCCCATATGATGATCAGCCATCTATCCATACAGTAGAATACCCGCCTGATGCAGTTCACAATAGCAACTCAGACTCTCAGCCTGCACTACTGTGGCAAAAAGTAGGGGAACGTCAATGTATTCTTTCACTGATAGAATTTGAAATGCGGCCCCCGTCTCCTATCAACCTCAGGCGCAGCATTCACAATGCCCTTCACCATGAACATCTTGAAGGACCCCTGTCAACACCGACCTCTTGGACTCACACAGAAGCCAATCATGGAGACACAACATCATTCCCTCCAACTTATGTTCGCTATGGGTGGTTGTTAGATACAGAGTCTATTTCTGCATCACTTGATCATTTCCAAGTCAGTGAGCAAATACTGTCACCCAGTGCCACAGCTGATTATAGTGGAAGCATTGGGTCCCAAACCCCTGTCTATAAGGGAGGAGAGTTTAATTCAGAGCTGTCAGCAATGATGCATCGGTATGACAAGTCTAATGATGTCACAGACCTCTAA